Proteins co-encoded in one Azospirillum brasilense genomic window:
- a CDS encoding LysR family transcriptional regulator, giving the protein MDSLNGFVVFVQVAETRSFVAAGRLLGVSASAVGKSVARLEDKLGVRLFHRSTRSVTLTAEGALFLERSRRILAEIEAAELELSQASAVPRGRLRVSLPLVSSLVLPVLGEFMRAYPEIELDLDFTDRMVDVIEEGFDAVVRTGEPADSRLSARRLGSFRLLLVASPDYLARRGMPRTPADLRQHACLHYRFPNSGKLETWALRQAPGEPELQLPTSMICNNIETRVCFALQGLGIAYLPDFAIREPLADGRLEPVLADHVERTGVFHVLWPASKHPSPKVRALVDFLRARVFPAAKAKSGG; this is encoded by the coding sequence ATGGACAGCCTGAACGGCTTCGTGGTGTTCGTGCAGGTTGCCGAGACGCGCAGCTTCGTCGCCGCCGGCCGGTTGCTCGGCGTGTCGGCCTCGGCCGTTGGCAAGAGCGTGGCGCGGCTGGAGGATAAGCTGGGCGTGCGCCTGTTCCACCGCAGCACGCGCAGCGTCACGCTGACCGCCGAGGGCGCGCTGTTCCTGGAGCGCAGCCGCCGCATCCTGGCCGAGATCGAGGCGGCGGAGCTGGAGCTGTCACAGGCCTCCGCCGTGCCGCGCGGGCGCCTGCGCGTCAGCCTGCCGCTGGTCAGCTCGCTGGTCCTGCCGGTGCTCGGCGAGTTCATGCGCGCCTATCCCGAGATCGAACTGGACCTGGACTTCACCGACCGCATGGTCGACGTGATCGAGGAGGGCTTCGATGCCGTGGTGCGCACGGGCGAGCCGGCCGATTCACGGCTGTCGGCGCGCCGGCTGGGGAGCTTCCGTTTGTTGCTGGTCGCCTCGCCGGACTATCTGGCGCGGCGGGGTATGCCGCGAACGCCGGCCGATCTGCGGCAGCACGCCTGCCTGCACTACCGCTTTCCCAACAGCGGCAAGCTGGAAACCTGGGCGCTTCGGCAGGCGCCCGGCGAGCCCGAACTGCAATTGCCGACCTCGATGATCTGCAACAACATCGAGACGCGCGTGTGCTTCGCGCTGCAGGGGCTGGGGATCGCCTACCTTCCGGACTTCGCCATCCGCGAGCCGTTGGCCGACGGCCGGCTGGAGCCGGTCCTGGCCGATCACGTGGAGCGCACCGGCGTTTTCCATGTGCTGTGGCCGGCGAGCAAGCACCCCTCGCCGAAGGTGCGGGCGCTGGTGGATTTCCTGCGCGCGAGGGTGTTCCCGGCCGCGAAGGCCAAGTCCGGCGGTTGA